The following are encoded together in the Natronincola ferrireducens genome:
- the dnaG gene encoding DNA primase produces the protein MENYFPDELIQEVKDKTDIVSVISQYVDLKASGTSYKALCPFHNEKTPSFMVNGEKQVFKCFGCGEGGDVIGFIMKRENLDFVEAVKLLAQRANIYINQATTSNEIKENRKKQNSYYDINRRAGRCFYDNLVQRKNEALDYLIKRGLTIKTIRSFGLGYALNGWNHLMNYLIKEGFKKEDIEKSGLIVENKQKDGHYDRFRNRIMFPIFDIRGNVIGFGGRVLDDSLPKYLNSPETSYFNKREVLYGLHIARKHAENKQGILVEGYMDVIILHQYGFKNTIATLGTSLTKDHAMLLKRYFNEVVICFDGDKAGTKATLRSIEILQNVDIDIKVIILPENIDPDDFINKNGKTAFEEKIQHALSFIDYKIYLSEQKYGSGSLEDQVKFGKAIAAIIKEIKSPIEQEAYIKKIEEKFHISKDAILREIYGRKTNVNKGNNTKYSSNYKRNNKYIEAVPLPEQKGQIIAEKQLLNYMLTNYEVIPNILQRIQVDDFVLEHHRTVLQYIIENHHNIVQLQQIKEDLSYIAEEINDILHMSTQQMDINKSLEKYKVNMKKYKLLYQRKELKEEQSAIMKKENLNKEEVERQLLKLGVKMMKINIELQKLQLEERREQN, from the coding sequence ATGGAAAACTACTTTCCTGATGAACTTATTCAAGAGGTAAAAGATAAAACTGATATTGTAAGCGTCATATCCCAATATGTAGATTTAAAAGCTTCTGGTACATCCTATAAAGCCCTATGTCCTTTTCATAACGAAAAAACACCATCCTTTATGGTAAATGGTGAAAAACAGGTATTTAAATGCTTTGGATGTGGTGAAGGTGGAGATGTGATTGGCTTTATCATGAAGAGGGAGAATTTAGACTTTGTTGAAGCTGTAAAATTATTGGCACAACGTGCCAATATATATATAAATCAAGCAACTACCTCAAATGAAATAAAGGAGAATCGGAAAAAACAAAACAGCTATTATGACATAAATAGACGTGCAGGAAGATGTTTTTATGATAACCTAGTACAAAGAAAAAATGAAGCCCTAGACTATTTAATAAAGAGGGGATTAACAATTAAAACAATTAGATCCTTTGGGTTGGGTTATGCTTTAAATGGTTGGAATCATTTAATGAATTATTTAATTAAGGAAGGTTTTAAAAAGGAAGATATAGAAAAATCAGGATTAATTGTTGAAAACAAGCAAAAGGATGGACACTATGACCGATTTAGAAATCGTATTATGTTTCCTATATTTGATATTCGTGGAAATGTAATAGGATTTGGAGGAAGGGTATTGGATGATTCTCTTCCCAAATATCTTAACTCTCCAGAAACATCCTATTTCAACAAAAGAGAAGTGTTGTATGGGTTGCATATAGCAAGAAAACACGCTGAAAATAAGCAAGGAATTTTAGTAGAAGGCTATATGGATGTTATTATTCTTCATCAATATGGCTTTAAAAATACTATAGCAACCTTAGGCACCTCCCTAACAAAAGATCATGCTATGCTACTAAAAAGATATTTTAATGAGGTTGTTATATGCTTTGATGGAGACAAGGCTGGCACAAAAGCAACCCTAAGAAGTATAGAAATACTGCAAAATGTCGATATAGATATTAAAGTAATAATATTACCAGAAAATATAGATCCTGATGATTTTATTAACAAAAATGGCAAAACTGCTTTTGAAGAAAAAATTCAACATGCTCTGAGCTTTATAGATTATAAAATTTATTTATCTGAACAAAAGTATGGTTCAGGAAGCTTAGAGGATCAGGTTAAATTTGGAAAGGCAATAGCAGCCATTATAAAGGAAATAAAAAGTCCAATTGAACAAGAAGCTTATATAAAAAAGATTGAGGAAAAATTTCATATCTCTAAAGACGCTATCCTCAGAGAAATATATGGTAGAAAGACTAACGTAAATAAAGGCAATAATACTAAGTATAGTTCCAATTACAAAAGAAATAATAAATATATAGAAGCAGTGCCGTTACCTGAACAGAAGGGTCAGATCATTGCTGAAAAGCAATTGTTAAACTATATGTTAACAAACTATGAAGTCATTCCAAATATTCTACAAAGAATTCAGGTAGATGATTTTGTGCTTGAGCACCACAGAACTGTTCTTCAATACATTATAGAGAATCATCATAACATAGTTCAGCTTCAACAAATAAAAGAGGATTTATCCTATATAGCTGAAGAAATAAATGATATATTGCATATGAGCACTCAGCAAATGGATATAAATAAATCATTAGAGAAGTATAAAGTGAATATGAAGAAATACAAACTCCTCTATCAAAGGAAAGAACTTAAAGAAGAACAAAGCGCTATTATGAAAAAGGAGAATTTAAATAAGGAAGAGGTTGAAAGACAATTGTTAAAGCTAGGTGTAAAAATGATGAAAATCAATATAGAACTACAAAAGCTGCAGTTGGAGGAAAGGAGGGAGCAAAATTGA
- a CDS encoding deoxyguanosinetriphosphate triphosphohydrolase, whose protein sequence is MGEKLRQITEGLEERYLSSFAQLSVNTRGRSNTEEECDVRTPYQRDRDRIIHCEFFRKLKGKTQVFIVNNDTFRTRLTHTLEVSQISRTIARALRLNEDLVEAIALGHDLGHTCFGHSGEEILNDVAESFKHNEQSLRIVDRLERKGKGLNLTFEVRDGILHHTGEGIPVTMEGKLVKLVDRITYLCHDIQDSITAGILKRENIPKNILKVLGDVHSQRVNTFVKDVINETLRQLDLGNDNNIYQTDTIYETMMELRAFMFKNVYNSELCIREKEKATYIVEFLFEYLTKKPEEMSSFYLDIIEKEGLSRAVVDYIAACTDNDAIKLFQGKVIPSPKYF, encoded by the coding sequence ATGGGGGAAAAACTAAGACAAATCACAGAGGGTCTTGAGGAAAGATATTTATCATCCTTTGCTCAGTTAAGTGTAAATACTAGGGGTCGTAGTAATACAGAAGAAGAGTGTGATGTTCGAACCCCATATCAGCGGGATCGAGACAGAATTATCCACTGCGAATTCTTTAGAAAGCTAAAGGGCAAGACGCAGGTTTTTATTGTAAATAATGATACATTTAGAACAAGATTAACCCATACCTTAGAAGTCAGCCAAATATCTAGAACCATTGCGAGGGCATTGAGGCTAAACGAGGACCTTGTAGAAGCTATAGCTTTAGGCCATGATTTAGGACATACCTGCTTTGGTCATAGTGGTGAAGAAATACTTAATGACGTTGCAGAGTCCTTTAAACATAATGAGCAAAGTTTAAGAATAGTAGATAGGTTAGAAAGAAAAGGAAAGGGTTTGAATCTAACCTTTGAGGTAAGAGATGGTATATTACATCATACAGGAGAAGGAATTCCTGTAACAATGGAAGGAAAATTAGTAAAATTGGTGGATCGTATTACCTATCTTTGCCATGATATTCAGGATAGTATCACAGCTGGTATATTGAAAAGAGAAAATATTCCTAAAAACATTCTAAAAGTTTTGGGGGATGTTCATAGTCAAAGGGTTAATACCTTTGTAAAGGATGTTATCAATGAAACATTAAGGCAACTAGACCTAGGTAATGATAACAATATTTATCAAACAGATACTATTTATGAAACTATGATGGAATTAAGAGCTTTTATGTTTAAAAATGTTTATAATTCAGAATTGTGTATTAGAGAAAAAGAAAAAGCGACTTATATTGTAGAGTTTCTATTTGAATACTTGACTAAAAAACCAGAGGAAATGTCTTCGTTTTATCTTGATATAATAGAAAAAGAAGGATTATCAAGGGCAGTTGTAGATTATATAGCCGCCTGCACTGATAATGATGCCATTAAATTATTTCAAGGAAAGGTCATTCCTTCACCTAAATATTTCTAA
- a CDS encoding FAD-dependent oxidoreductase, with protein MKGKSIKVLSVLLCLAMIVGLVGCSQPSTNQVDAIYKAGTYIGTAQGHNGDVKVEVEFSDTAIVSVKIVEHSESEGISDVSIERIPQEVVDGQTLAVDSVSGATVTSKAILAAIEDAVKQAGGDVEALKGNKVSNNSGQNAIEMTTDVVVVGAGGAGLAAAASAHEHGAKVIVLEKQANVGGSTALSGGGISATGTRFQEERGIKDSKQSWMDLWKERQATSNPDGKYPDYNFVDKFMDAAVVTTEWLVDYIGHAYGSIAGFGLDPVERLHFSETDGSTNGGTALTRNIENFILGEGIEILTETPAKELMTDENGNVIGVIAEGKNGKVTIHAKKVVLAAGGYAKSEELLERFIPEAAGTADISAAAAGSTGDGIIMAEEIGAALYEEPWVIGLGVGTKVPGTEGLMMDWTKVYVNEKGQRFTNEEIHYSIATNKILEQESPWVILDSNDANANIAGALEDAIASDEVVKADTFEALAEAMGVPVDAFVKTMEAFNEGVKTGNDPMGKSKDYLVPVNNAPYYAIKLYGKTMGTFAGVKTNETYQVLREDGSVINNLYAAGENANKVLYNQVYMSGSAVQFALTSGRIAGEHAAQNLK; from the coding sequence ATGAAGGGAAAATCTATTAAAGTGTTAAGTGTTTTATTATGCTTAGCTATGATTGTTGGTTTAGTTGGATGTTCTCAGCCTAGCACAAATCAAGTAGATGCTATTTATAAAGCCGGTACTTATATAGGAACAGCTCAGGGGCACAATGGAGATGTGAAGGTGGAAGTAGAATTTAGTGATACAGCCATTGTATCTGTTAAGATTGTAGAGCACAGTGAGTCAGAGGGTATTAGTGACGTTTCAATTGAACGTATACCTCAAGAGGTTGTAGATGGCCAAACATTAGCTGTGGATTCAGTATCAGGAGCTACCGTTACCTCTAAAGCTATTCTTGCTGCTATAGAAGATGCTGTCAAGCAGGCGGGTGGTGATGTAGAAGCTCTAAAGGGCAATAAAGTTTCTAACAATAGCGGGCAAAATGCCATTGAAATGACAACTGATGTGGTAGTTGTAGGTGCTGGTGGAGCCGGTCTAGCAGCAGCAGCTTCAGCCCATGAGCATGGAGCAAAGGTTATTGTTTTAGAAAAGCAAGCAAATGTAGGTGGTTCTACAGCTTTATCTGGGGGAGGTATTTCTGCTACCGGAACAAGATTCCAAGAGGAGAGAGGTATTAAAGACAGTAAACAATCCTGGATGGACCTTTGGAAAGAGCGGCAGGCTACAAGTAACCCAGATGGCAAATATCCAGATTATAATTTTGTAGATAAGTTTATGGATGCGGCAGTTGTTACTACAGAGTGGCTAGTAGATTATATAGGTCATGCCTATGGAAGTATAGCAGGATTTGGACTTGATCCAGTAGAGAGACTACATTTCTCTGAGACGGATGGCAGTACAAATGGTGGAACTGCTTTAACCCGAAATATTGAGAATTTCATTTTAGGTGAAGGAATTGAAATATTGACAGAAACTCCAGCTAAGGAGTTAATGACTGATGAGAATGGTAATGTAATAGGTGTCATTGCAGAAGGAAAGAATGGAAAAGTAACTATTCATGCAAAAAAAGTTGTATTAGCAGCTGGAGGATATGCTAAGAGCGAAGAGCTATTGGAAAGATTTATCCCAGAGGCTGCTGGAACTGCAGATATAAGTGCAGCAGCAGCTGGTAGTACTGGTGACGGTATAATCATGGCAGAAGAAATAGGAGCAGCATTATATGAAGAGCCTTGGGTGATAGGTCTTGGTGTAGGAACTAAAGTTCCAGGAACCGAAGGTCTGATGATGGATTGGACTAAAGTTTATGTTAATGAGAAGGGCCAGCGTTTTACAAATGAAGAAATACATTATTCAATAGCAACAAATAAAATTTTAGAGCAAGAGTCACCATGGGTAATTTTAGATTCTAATGATGCAAATGCAAATATTGCTGGAGCTCTTGAAGATGCAATAGCATCGGATGAAGTAGTAAAGGCAGATACATTTGAAGCATTAGCAGAAGCTATGGGTGTACCAGTAGATGCTTTTGTTAAGACAATGGAAGCCTTCAATGAAGGGGTAAAAACTGGAAATGACCCAATGGGTAAGAGTAAGGATTATTTAGTTCCAGTTAATAATGCTCCTTACTATGCAATTAAACTATATGGCAAAACTATGGGAACTTTTGCAGGGGTTAAAACCAATGAAACCTACCAAGTTCTACGGGAAGATGGTTCAGTGATCAATAATTTATATGCTGCTGGGGAAAATGCAAATAAAGTATTATATAATCAAGTTTATATGTCTGGCAGTGCGGTACAGTTTGCGTTAACCAGTGGACGTATAGCTGGTGAACATGCAGCACAAAACCTGAAATAA
- the rpoD gene encoding RNA polymerase sigma factor RpoD produces MSNLKENKDKQESVKKLIEKGKKRGMITYTEIMDALEDIDIDKDQIDEIYEHLATMGIDIVGEKEDDLDIDVDDIELESDIVVEEPIEDDVALLKGVNIDDPVRMYLKEIGKVALLSGDEEIQLAKRMELGDEEAKKRLVEANLRLVVSIAKRYVGRGMLFLDLIQEGNLGLIKAVEKFDYTKGYKFSTYATWWIRQAITRAIADQARTIRIPVHMVETINKLIRVSRQLLQELGREPRPEEIAEEMDLSEDKVREILKIAQEPVSLETPIGEEEDSHLGDFIPDDDAPAPAEAAAFSLLKEQLIEVLDTLTPREQKVLRLRFGLDDGRARTLEEVGKKFEVTRERIRQIEAKALRKLRHPSRSKKLKDYLE; encoded by the coding sequence TTGAGCAATCTTAAAGAAAATAAAGATAAACAAGAGTCAGTAAAAAAATTAATAGAAAAAGGTAAAAAGAGAGGTATGATTACCTATACAGAAATTATGGATGCTCTAGAGGATATTGATATAGATAAGGATCAAATTGATGAAATTTATGAGCATTTAGCTACGATGGGTATAGATATAGTGGGAGAAAAGGAAGATGATTTAGATATAGATGTGGACGACATCGAATTAGAAAGTGATATTGTAGTTGAGGAACCCATAGAAGATGATGTTGCCTTACTAAAGGGTGTTAATATAGATGATCCCGTAAGAATGTATTTAAAAGAAATTGGAAAAGTTGCGTTATTATCTGGCGACGAAGAAATCCAATTGGCTAAAAGAATGGAGCTTGGAGATGAAGAAGCTAAAAAACGGTTGGTGGAAGCTAACTTAAGGCTTGTTGTAAGTATTGCAAAAAGATATGTGGGTAGAGGGATGTTATTCCTGGATTTGATTCAAGAAGGAAATTTAGGTTTGATCAAAGCAGTAGAGAAATTTGACTACACAAAGGGATATAAATTCAGTACCTATGCTACATGGTGGATTCGTCAAGCTATCACTAGAGCCATTGCAGATCAAGCCCGTACCATAAGAATTCCTGTACATATGGTAGAAACTATTAACAAGCTAATCCGAGTTTCTAGACAATTATTACAGGAATTAGGCCGAGAACCAAGACCTGAGGAAATTGCAGAAGAGATGGATTTATCAGAAGATAAAGTTCGTGAAATACTAAAAATTGCTCAAGAACCTGTATCCTTGGAAACACCAATCGGTGAAGAAGAAGACAGTCACTTAGGAGATTTTATTCCTGATGATGATGCTCCAGCACCAGCTGAAGCAGCAGCCTTTTCCCTATTGAAGGAACAGCTAATTGAAGTGTTAGATACATTGACACCTAGGGAACAAAAAGTTTTGCGCCTACGTTTTGGTTTAGATGATGGAAGAGCTAGGACGCTAGAGGAAGTAGGTAAGAAGTTTGAAGTAACTAGGGAGCGTATACGACAAATAGAAGCCAAAGCCCTTAGGAAATTAAGACACCCTAGCCGTAGTAAGAAATTAAAGGATTATTTAGAATAA